The following proteins are encoded in a genomic region of Rhodoferax aquaticus:
- a CDS encoding pirin family protein, translating into MSSIQVLKPHAKDLGGGFVVRRLLPSGQRQAVGPFIFFDHFGPVIVRPSDNHDVRPHPHIGLATLTYLFEGVILHRDNLGYVQRIEPGAINWMTAGRGIVHSERRPPEEKDVTYTNHGLQLWLALPEDQQEVPAIFAHTPANAIPELSQGAAKVRVLVGEAFGAKSPVATLSPTLYLDVDLPPNSQWTVPMLAQEQAIYAVQGDLLHAGEPWEAHSMVLHTEALSVTSGPKGTRFVVLGGAPLGRRFIWWNFVSTSKERIEQAGADWEAGTATAGMAQVPGETERIPLPAR; encoded by the coding sequence ATGAGCAGCATCCAAGTACTGAAGCCGCATGCCAAAGACTTGGGGGGAGGCTTTGTCGTGCGTAGGTTATTACCCTCAGGACAGCGCCAAGCAGTAGGGCCGTTTATCTTTTTTGACCATTTTGGCCCAGTAATTGTTCGGCCAAGCGACAACCACGATGTGCGTCCCCACCCGCATATTGGTTTGGCGACTTTGACGTATTTGTTTGAAGGCGTCATCCTGCACCGAGACAACTTAGGCTACGTTCAGCGGATTGAGCCCGGGGCGATCAATTGGATGACTGCGGGCCGTGGCATCGTGCACTCAGAGCGCAGGCCGCCCGAGGAAAAGGATGTCACATACACCAATCACGGACTGCAGCTCTGGCTGGCCTTGCCTGAGGATCAGCAAGAAGTACCCGCAATTTTTGCGCACACGCCTGCCAATGCCATTCCCGAGCTAAGCCAAGGAGCTGCGAAAGTGCGGGTTTTGGTAGGAGAAGCCTTTGGCGCGAAGTCGCCAGTAGCTACGCTGTCTCCGACCCTCTATTTAGACGTGGACTTACCCCCGAATAGCCAGTGGACCGTACCGATGTTGGCGCAAGAGCAGGCTATCTATGCGGTGCAGGGAGATTTGCTGCATGCAGGCGAGCCGTGGGAGGCGCACAGCATGGTGCTGCACACTGAAGCGCTCTCTGTGACTTCGGGCCCCAAAGGCACGCGCTTTGTGGTGCTGGGCGGTGCCCCCTTGGGGCGCAGATTCATTTGGTGGAACTTTGTGTCTACCAGCAAAGAGCGCATTGAACAGGCCGGCGCTGACTGGGAGGCAGGAACCGCGACCGCTGGAATGGCCCAAGTGCCAGGCGAGACAGAGCGCATTCCATTGCCTGCCCGTTAA
- a CDS encoding sulfurtransferase produces the protein MNTILNISAYKFVPLHDAPALKVALLERAVALRLKGTILLAEEGINLFLAGLAHDVRSFVAQLHTDARFSDIAPKESWSDNQPFKKMLVKVKREIIRMDHPTIKPADGRAPAVTAATVKRWLDAGVDDAGRRVVTLDTRNDFEVDAGTFDGAIDWRITKFTEFPKALRDHKADLQDKTVVSFCTGGIRCEKAAILMREEGLEHVYQLEGGILKYFEEVGGAHYSGGCFVFDERRAVDSALATMPLPK, from the coding sequence GTGAACACCATACTCAACATTTCCGCCTACAAGTTTGTCCCACTGCACGACGCACCCGCGCTCAAAGTCGCATTATTGGAGCGTGCTGTAGCCCTGCGGCTCAAAGGCACCATTTTGCTGGCCGAAGAAGGTATTAACCTGTTTTTGGCTGGCCTTGCCCACGACGTGCGGTCTTTTGTCGCGCAGCTGCACACCGATGCTCGGTTTTCGGACATCGCCCCCAAAGAAAGCTGGTCCGACAACCAGCCTTTCAAAAAAATGCTGGTCAAGGTGAAGCGTGAAATCATCCGCATGGACCATCCCACGATCAAGCCCGCCGATGGACGCGCCCCTGCGGTTACCGCCGCGACGGTCAAACGCTGGCTCGATGCGGGGGTGGATGACGCTGGCCGCCGCGTGGTAACCCTGGATACTCGCAATGACTTTGAAGTGGATGCCGGCACCTTTGACGGGGCTATCGACTGGCGGATCACCAAATTTACAGAGTTCCCTAAGGCTTTACGCGACCACAAGGCGGATTTGCAGGATAAAACTGTTGTGAGTTTTTGCACCGGCGGCATTCGCTGCGAAAAAGCCGCCATCCTGATGCGCGAAGAAGGCCTTGAGCATGTGTACCAGCTCGAAGGCGGCATCCTTAAATACTTTGAAGAAGTGGGTGGCGCCCACTACAGCGGTGGCTGCTTCGTATTTGATGAGCGCCGCGCCGTAGACAGTGCGCTGGCCACTATGCCGCTTCCAAAGTAA